The window TATTGTTTATTTAACATTTTAGCTAATGATCAAAACGAGCATATCACTGATTATTTAAATGTGCCAAATGATATTATCATCTCCCCAGAGTTTCGCTTATTTGTGTCTAATTTAGAAAAATACACAAATGCTAACTTTAATCAAACAAATTTAGAAGTAGATTACTCAAATTTAATTAGTTACGAATCACGAAGAATGTCAGATTTAGCAATTTTAAAAACCAACATCGCCAATTTAGAGAAAGAGTGAAATGATTTTTTTGCTAAAATACCTTCTTTAAATTTCTTAAATGAAGAAAAGCAACTTACTTTTATTAAACATGCTCACGGAATTTTGAAAAGTAAAATTTCAATTAGTGATACACTAATTAAAATTTCACAAGAAGTGTTTTTAAACAAGAAGTTCCATAGTCAAAATCTTTCACCAATTTGTTTGGTTTATGCTTATAACAATATGTTTGATTACGAAAAACTGAAAAATAAAATAGCTAAAAACTACTTAAATAAAATTCCAACAGCGTTATATATTGATAAAATTGATCATCCGCTTTTTAATGTAATTAATACAACCAAGTTAAAAGCGATTGTACTCAGCGAGAATATCTCAAAACAGATTTATGATACCAAAGTGTTCTTCGACTGCATTAACGTCGTTAGATTGGCTAAAAACAATGATATTAAGCTCATTTACGAAAATCCATTAGATAATTTAGACCCTGAAATAATACAAAAAGCAGAAGTATATATTGCTTATTACACAAAGGACAAAACAACACAAGCAAAAACAAAAGTACGGAATTAACTGTTTGGTATTTGTTGGATTTTCATTTGCATTGCAACTTGAATACCAAAGAACATAAGAAAAAAGCATGACTATGCTCATTAAACTATGACACGAAATATGGACAAAACCATGTTTCGTTTTTTTATACATTTAGAGAGGTCATAATGAAACAATTAAAATCACATCAATGATTAGAACTCTTCAGTAGTTACGAAGATTACAAAAAGAATTTAATATCCAAAAATGATTTTGAGCTGAAATATTATTCAATCAGAGGTGTTAGCTTTTTTGATAAAAGGTTCTATGAGGTCAAAAAGTATTTTATGCACAAATATAAAAGATATAATTTAGGTATGTTAAATTTAGAATCCCAAACAGGTAAATCTCCAAAAAAAGGTAAAGGCACAGGTAGACATAGAAAACCAAAAATTACTCCTATTGAAATTGTAAAAAAGGAGTGAGAAAAAATGCCAAAAGAACAATTGATTGAAATTTTAGAAATTTACAAAGACTCTTTTGATAGAAATAATATTGATGTTGATATTTCTAAAATTAAAAAATCATCAGTTTCTACAAGAAAATTAGCTATCTTTTTTAACAAATCTAAGTCAACAATTCATAATATAAAAACTAAAGAACAACGACCAAGAAAAAGAGTTGTGAATAACAAATATGATCAATTGATAATTGATTCATTTAAGAAAAACAAATGTTTGTATGGTAGAAAAAGATTAGAAATTTACATTAGAGAAAAATATCAAATAGATCTAAATTATAGAACCATTGGTAGAATCATGAAAAGATTAAATTTGTTTTGTTTAATTAGAAGAAAAAGAAAAGATAGAGAAAAAAAGAATACAAACGTTCAGTTTATCGACCTAGTAAATCGTGATTATCATGGACAAAAAAACCAAATAATTGCCACCGACGTTACCTATATTCCGTCACCAAAAGATTGCGAAAATAATTTTGTTTTTTTATCTATTGCTATTGATCATAAAAGCAAATTCATTGTTAACTACAACCTTTCAAAAAGAAATGATTTAGATCTTGTGATGAAACATATGTCTCAAATAAGATTGAACAAAAAATGAATTGCTCACTCTGATCATGGTTTCCAATATTCTTCAAAAATTTATGTTGATATAGTTCGAAAAAATAATGGGGTCATTTCTATGAGAAGGGTAGGAAAATCTTTAGATAATAGAGAAGCAGAATATTTCTTCTCAATTTTAAAATCAGAATGTTTAAACTTAATAGATATTGCAAAACTTACTTTTGAAGAGCTAAAATCGTTAATCGATAATTTTGTTCTTTGATACAATAACGAAAGAATTCAATCTATTTTAAATTGAAAAACACCTCAAGAGTCTTGAGGTGCATTAATAAAATAAACTTTTGTCCAATTTTCGTGTCCTAGTTTACATGCTTTTTTTATTTTTGTTGCTCCGGAGATTATACTCAAGCAACCAAATGCGCCTTATTTTTTTGGTACATTTAGTTTTATTTCTTGATTATTTATTTAGCAAACTTT is drawn from Mycoplasmopsis glycophila and contains these coding sequences:
- a CDS encoding IS3 family transposase, with translation MKQLKSHQWLELFSSYEDYKKNLISKNDFELKYYSIRGVSFFDKRFYEVKKYFMHKYKRYNLGMLNLESQTGKSPKKGKGTGRHRKPKITPIEIVKKEWEKMPKEQLIEILEIYKDSFDRNNIDVDISKIKKSSVSTRKLAIFFNKSKSTIHNIKTKEQRPRKRVVNNKYDQLIIDSFKKNKCLYGRKRLEIYIREKYQIDLNYRTIGRIMKRLNLFCLIRRKRKDREKKNTNVQFIDLVNRDYHGQKNQIIATDVTYIPSPKDCENNFVFLSIAIDHKSKFIVNYNLSKRNDLDLVMKHMSQIRLNKKWIAHSDHGFQYSSKIYVDIVRKNNGVISMRRVGKSLDNREAEYFFSILKSECLNLIDIAKLTFEELKSLIDNFVLWYNNERIQSILNWKTPQESWGALIK